In Cytophagia bacterium CHB2, the following are encoded in one genomic region:
- a CDS encoding helix-turn-helix transcriptional regulator, giving the protein MLFLSSQRKGVMPKSDGIMQAAIKNLKSEWRSGKSLKEIAHHHQVDAGNLVRAFRKQEGMTVKQFLDAKRKEHVLARLADKKFLGYAIGAELGFGNDLAFYRWVKRAFGVSFAELRARNSGNRKPGRSAKTIKE; this is encoded by the coding sequence ATGCTTTTTCTGTCATCGCAGCGGAAAGGTGTCATGCCGAAGTCAGATGGAATTATGCAAGCGGCAATCAAGAACCTGAAGTCTGAGTGGCGCTCGGGCAAAAGCCTGAAAGAAATCGCCCATCACCACCAAGTGGACGCCGGCAACCTGGTGCGGGCCTTTCGCAAGCAAGAGGGCATGACGGTCAAGCAATTCCTTGATGCGAAACGAAAAGAACACGTGCTGGCGCGCCTGGCGGATAAGAAATTTTTGGGATATGCCATTGGCGCGGAGTTGGGGTTCGGCAACGATCTTGCCTTTTATCGCTGGGTAAAGCGCGCGTTTGGGGTTTCTTTCGCAGAACTGCGCGCCCGCAACTCGGGCAACCGCAAGCCGGGACGATCGGCAAAGACTATCAAAGAATAG
- a CDS encoding type II toxin-antitoxin system Phd/YefM family antitoxin, with product MTTQTVTLKDAQTRLAELLTLAQAGNEIIIAEGGQPLARLVPIAGSKPSRRIAGLDRGKIWMSDDFDAPLPDEFWTGEK from the coding sequence ATGACAACTCAAACTGTGACTCTTAAGGATGCCCAAACGCGTCTTGCAGAATTGCTGACCCTGGCACAGGCAGGCAACGAAATCATCATTGCCGAAGGCGGGCAGCCGTTGGCGCGTTTAGTTCCCATCGCCGGATCAAAACCATCGCGACGTATTGCCGGGCTGGATCGCGGCAAAATTTGGATGAGTGATGATTTTGACGCGCCGTTGCCGGATGAATTTTGGACGGGCGAAAAATGA
- a CDS encoding T9SS type A sorting domain-containing protein — protein MKTATLRGALLLLFLAFASSAIAQGFVLGLSHESRLFGSFRSLNVYLPLEYDFNDPTVRYPVIYFLHGSGTNQDGYTSITVMIDSLRAENKISPMLMVFPDGSAGQFGGSYYSNSALYGSMEDYIAFEVVPFIDSEFHTAAEREQRFIMGHSMGGYGAMRLAVDHPEIFRGGVSHSGIPDLTQFKTWIPTLLSENGSAPPYNFTPSRIFTIDAFAMAGAWSPNLSKPPYFVDFPLDSQGNLIDSVFARWQEHNPARLISHLLPEDNLALFFDCGLQDRFLIVPWNDAFADSLDRLGLPYEYQTFQGGHSEKLLARLRISIAWVDSVFKAPPPVSAVQGRETRVPAAFALYQNFPNPFNPTTNIRFALPRQSGITLKVYDVSGREVLILAEGKFSAGVHEVSFDTGRLASGLYFYRLSAEGFSQTHKLTVMK, from the coding sequence ATGAAGACCGCGACTCTACGAGGCGCCCTGTTGCTACTCTTCCTTGCTTTTGCCAGCAGCGCAATCGCCCAGGGTTTCGTCTTGGGCCTCAGCCACGAAAGCCGGTTATTTGGCAGCTTCCGGTCACTGAATGTCTACCTCCCGCTGGAGTATGATTTCAATGATCCGACGGTCAGGTATCCCGTCATTTATTTTTTGCACGGTTCCGGTACAAATCAGGATGGTTATACCTCGATCACGGTTATGATCGACAGCTTGCGTGCGGAAAACAAGATTTCACCGATGCTGATGGTCTTTCCGGATGGCAGCGCCGGCCAGTTTGGCGGGAGTTATTACTCCAACTCTGCGCTTTATGGCAGCATGGAAGACTATATCGCTTTCGAGGTTGTTCCATTTATCGACAGCGAGTTTCACACCGCGGCGGAGCGCGAGCAAAGGTTCATCATGGGGCATTCGATGGGCGGCTACGGCGCCATGCGCCTGGCGGTTGATCATCCGGAGATTTTTCGTGGCGGCGTTTCGCACAGCGGCATTCCCGATCTCACCCAATTCAAAACCTGGATTCCGACCCTGCTCAGTGAAAACGGCAGCGCGCCGCCCTACAATTTCACGCCCTCGCGGATTTTTACTATCGATGCCTTTGCCATGGCCGGGGCCTGGTCTCCGAATCTTTCCAAGCCACCTTATTTCGTCGATTTCCCATTGGACAGTCAGGGTAATCTCATTGATTCGGTTTTTGCGCGCTGGCAAGAGCACAATCCGGCCAGGCTTATTTCGCATCTTTTGCCGGAGGATAACCTCGCTTTGTTTTTTGATTGCGGATTGCAGGATCGCTTTCTGATCGTTCCCTGGAATGATGCGTTTGCCGACTCGCTCGACCGCCTGGGTCTGCCTTATGAGTATCAGACATTTCAGGGCGGTCACAGTGAAAAACTGCTTGCGCGCTTGAGAATCTCGATTGCCTGGGTGGACTCTGTTTTCAAAGCGCCGCCGCCCGTCTCTGCGGTGCAGGGGCGCGAAACGCGGGTTCCAGCGGCATTTGCGCTGTATCAGAATTTCCCGAATCCCTTTAATCCGACCACGAACATTCGGTTTGCCCTGCCCAGGCAGTCGGGAATCACGTTGAAAGTATATGATGTGTCTGGCCGTGAAGTCCTGATCCTGGCAGAAGGCAAGTTTTCTGCGGGTGTGCACGAGGTGTCATTTGACACCGGCCGGCTTGCGAGCGGACTGTATTTTTACCGCTTGTCCGCTGAGGGCTTTTCGCAAACGCACAAACTTACCGTGATGAAGTGA
- a CDS encoding DUF433 domain-containing protein, protein MQSRIEVNPEVCHGKPVIRNTRIMVRNILGSLAGGDSISDILKNYPELTYEDIEAAIAYAIELVDDTQISMKVPA, encoded by the coding sequence ATGCAAAGTCGCATCGAAGTCAATCCCGAAGTTTGTCACGGCAAGCCCGTCATTCGCAACACGCGAATCATGGTCCGAAATATTCTGGGCTCCCTTGCCGGCGGCGACTCAATCAGTGATATCCTCAAGAATTATCCGGAACTAACTTACGAAGACATTGAGGCCGCCATCGCCTACGCCATTGAGCTGGTCGACGATACGCAGATCAGCATGAAAGTGCCGGCATGA